Within the Gossypium raimondii isolate GPD5lz chromosome 12, ASM2569854v1, whole genome shotgun sequence genome, the region taacttttttccttatgctattacacctttattccattcaaccaaacacaagaataccattacgcctctattccattacattcaaccaaacaaaagaattacctattacgcctctattccattacgcctctattcctttacagtgaaccaaacgtgctgtaaAAGTTAAACACGTTCTGGACTTCTTTCCAAGAGATCCGGTTTTTAATCTTggatcaaaatatttaaatattaataaagatattttagtggaatttaaaatattcatacattaattttttattcttttttaatatcctcgatttctttctcttcaccaatattttgataaattgaaaaattaagtgttttaaaaaaatactaaaagtatatcacttaaaattaaataatgaatgcaattagattgtttgataaatgataatacaatgttaaatgaaataggataaataaaaaataattaaatttattctatattaCGTGAAAAGTACGtcttatctatttattatttttcacgcTTTTTTTGTAGAAAAAGATTTATTGAGTAATTTTCACCGTGGGTTATCAAacgtgttttaaaatttaaatggttgaaatatgaaatttcagttgattttttcaatatttcacCATATAGGGCCTTaatcaaaacaattttaaaagaaaaaaatgagaaatttaaattaaaatgtttttctatAAGGTTAGGTggatttaaatttgagtttaccTTTTTCCATCCTTTCGGCTAAAACCAAGAATTTGGAATTGAGTTAATGGACATTTTGAATacaattttgtttcaattaactaataatttaatagatatttttcaaatgagaaattattaagtattgaaaaattaaatattagaaatttaaGTATTGAATTTAGGTTATAAAATTGTCGATATATTACTTAtggaatataattaaattttttataaatataaattttaattataaataatatattctacattttattttatccataattttaaggatttaatcttattttaaacaaaattcataTTCTAAACGTAAAACTTTTAtaggataatataatattaaaataaataaaataaaatagaattaattaaaataatctccattaaatgataaataactcttatttatgtatatttttcatatttttatagaaattttcttattgaaattgttttatttaaaaaaaatttaaaggccCTTCTCATATGCCATTCTTTACCTCTTGAATATATTAAagtgaataattaatttatttgaggaatggaaaaataatagattttttaataatgtaaaattttactaaatcaACAGAGGATGTTGTGTAGTTGTAAATTATAATGAAGACGTGTAAGAACAAAGACTCTGCCACGAAGTCCAAGTCTTCCCTCCCAAAAAAACCAATCCAAAATTTGTCTACAATAATCaaatcgaattaaataaaatgaaacagtACGTTCGTTTATTTCCTTCTTGGTATGAATAGAATAATATTGgtattagtattagtattagGGAGCGAGGCAAGAAGAGAGACAGCCATTCTTCCTCCACCTCTTGCCTGTCGACGTTCCCCCTCCTCCTCCTCTAACCTCTTCTTCCATGGCCGAACCCCTGAACCCCACCCATCAAAACCACAGTAGGTTTCTCGGTTGTTTTGGGTTCCCCATGAACAAAAAGTCCCACCCAAAACCCATCCAAAAGAAGACCCCTTCGCTATGGCAAATGTTTCGCTTAAGCCCCACCAAGTCCATCACTAAAACCCTGCCTGTAAATAACGCAGACAAGGCCAAGGTTGATCATGCGAAGACGAAGACCAAGACATCAAAGCTGATAAAGAAGAAATTACCGGATAGCACAAAGTCCTCCTCTAAACCTCATATACCTTCACGTCAAAACTCCAAAGCTGACCAGCGACTGGCCTCCACAAATCAAATTATAAGAGAAACAACTAAAGAGGTTGGTGTACAAGTGTTGAAACTTGAATCCACTAGGCTTGTTTTAGCTCTTTACTGTATTATTAcgtatgtaaaatttaaaaaagaaaaagaaaaagaaaaaaaagagggtGATATATGATCTATCTATTCTAGTATCTATGCCATATCTTACAACTTTTGGATTAATATTTCACTATTTCAGACATGGGCGGCGCCGGGGTCACTGTCGGAACCAACAAGGTCAAGAAGCCTACCGGATTCGGTGGTCACCAAGGCCAAACTCAAACCTAAAAAAACACAAACCGTGTTGTCCCATACGGTTTCGTTACCGGTCCTAGAAGGGAGGCAACGGGTTGGGAATAATGGGATTCATGCTCCTCCGGTCAACTCAAAGGATCTCCGACTGGACAATTTCGAATTGGGTATGTCGGTTATCGTGGTAACCTTGATAATAATGTTAGTTTGGGGTCGATTATGTGCCATTCTTTGTACGTCGGCATGGTTGTACTTTTGCCCTCGTTTTCGAACCAGAGTGAATGGTAATGGAAGTAGTAGTGGTGGTGGTGTTGAAAGCACCCAGAGTTTGAATGATTCATATTTGAACTCCAAGGAGTACAAGAAGAAGGTGGTGCTGGAAGGCTTGCTCCACAGGAATAACCGGATCACCTTATGAAATATCTCTTTTGCACTGTATCTATCTTCTTTCTTTGAGTAAAAAGTGTATGTATCTTCTGTTTTTGGTAATGTGTGGCCAATGATGGGCATTTTGTGTAAATTAATTaccaatgatttttttattttttatttataaaaaagtcTGAGTCTTAATTGGTAAggtatattttgtttaaaattaaacatttgtGAAACTGTGGACCAATGTGTTTCAGTCTAGAAtgaaagatatatatatttgtcaaATTGGTGCTCTTTGTCACGTGACTTTGCACGTGGGAGATGGGGACGTGGACTCTGTGTTGGCTCAAACACGGCGGTCAGCTTTACTTGTCCCGTTCGGCATTAACGACAGAAGAATGTATGAACCTATGTTCAACttggtttattttattcattttctggGAAACACTCAGATCACAGATCAAACTTATGAACGCCACAAGTTTTAAATTTCTTTCGCCCGGTTGAGTAAGATGTTATATatcctcttaaatttcaaatgttgtataaaatatttaacaatttaatagattaaaagaaagtagTCAACCTCCACCTATTAATTTGTTCTAAGTTTCTCAACCCATtcacaaatctaaaattttcaattatatggtttacattaattttttccattgttatattcatttaaattttaatatgtgaatatctcatattcttcataaatatttatatatttatactattatttaagtcccTCATTGAATTGGTGTTACAAATCAACCGAGCACTAACTCGATTagagaaatttgaaaatgttcttTGATAATTAAagtaagttatattattcaagagtattttaatcttttaattaaaataataataaaaagttacaCGTTGTTGGATTTGAATCTATGCTACTAGcgtcaataaaatattaactttatgaaccaaaactttatttaaatatattatttacattGTAATAGTAtattatgcatgatttattACCTTCATCAATTGTAATGTTAGTCCAAAACAGTTGCTTGGAAACAAACTATCTCAATGAAGGAGTGGCAAGGGAGTGGACACTATTTCACTGACAAACACCAATGAGTTGTTTACACAGTTCAGTTTCCCTATGTTTGTGAAGCCAAACTCAGTGAGAAATATTCTTTCTCTTCAACAATTACAACAAGTGATCCTAACCTATCACACCCCGTGACAATTTTCCTCACCTTTGTACCTTAAAGACCCAATGCTTTCACCGCTAAATTTACCTCttatgaattcaacaagtacaACCACAACACAAAGGTTTTACTATCAAGATGTGCTTATAGAATAAGGTTCTTCACAAGAACAGATT harbors:
- the LOC105764146 gene encoding uncharacterized protein At5g23160, giving the protein MAEPLNPTHQNHSRFLGCFGFPMNKKSHPKPIQKKTPSLWQMFRLSPTKSITKTLPVNNADKAKVDHAKTKTKTSKLIKKKLPDSTKSSSKPHIPSRQNSKADQRLASTNQIIRETTKETWAAPGSLSEPTRSRSLPDSVVTKAKLKPKKTQTVLSHTVSLPVLEGRQRVGNNGIHAPPVNSKDLRLDNFELGMSVIVVTLIIMLVWGRLCAILCTSAWLYFCPRFRTRVNGNGSSSGGGVESTQSLNDSYLNSKEYKKKVVLEGLLHRNNRITL